A genome region from Arachis duranensis cultivar V14167 chromosome 8, aradu.V14167.gnm2.J7QH, whole genome shotgun sequence includes the following:
- the LOC110274860 gene encoding pentatricopeptide repeat-containing protein At5g66520-like encodes MKHISELDPLNDYAEVGKWEQVTKIRKLMKNRGVKKTPGCSSITIDGTVHEFVAGDESHPECDEIFERWEKLLVKMKEEGYVPNTSVVLLDVEDKEKEKFLFRHSEKLALVYGLMNTKPGMPIRIMKNLRVCEDCHAAFKILSAIEKKEIVVRDRSRFHCFKNGDCTCKDYW; translated from the coding sequence ATGAAACATATTTCGGAATTGGATCCACTTAATGATTATGCAGAGGTGGGAAAATGGGAACAAGTAACGAAAATCAGGAAGTTGATGAAGAACAGAGGGGTGAAGAAAACGCCTGGATGCAGTTCAATCACAATAGATGGAACAGTTCATGAGTTTGTAGCCGGGGATGAGTCTCATCCTGAATGTGATGAGATATTTGAGAGGTGGGAAAAATTATTAGTGAAGATGAAGGAAGAAGGGTATGTGCCAAATACTTCAGTTGTGCTTCTTGATGTGGAAGATAAAGAAAAGGAGAAGTTCCTGTTTCGCCATAGCGAAAAACTGGCACTTGTGTATGGGTTGATGAACACAAAACCTGGAATGCCTATTAGGATTATGAAGAATCTTCGTGTGTGTGAGGATTGTCATGCTGCTTTTAAAATACTATCTGCcattgaaaagaaagaaattgtgGTGCGTGATCGGAGTAGGTTTCATTGTTTCAAAAATGGTGATTGTACATGCAAGGATTATTGGTAG